Proteins encoded together in one Planctopirus ephydatiae window:
- a CDS encoding HD domain-containing protein — protein sequence MATTGTCGSESPQQVMESIVNLFAQHGDSNYGKEAVTQREHALQAAHFARSFNAPESVVVAALLHDVGHLLHDLPEDAPDHGVDDMHETLAFQWLEPRFIEAVTQPACLHVQAKRYLAAAEPGYFAQLSAPSVQSLALQGGPMSADEVAEFERHPFFKEATLLRRCDEAAKVPELQVAPLAEYLPAIERCLKPQAC from the coding sequence ATGGAATCCATCGTGAATCTGTTTGCTCAGCATGGCGATTCCAATTATGGCAAAGAGGCCGTTACTCAGCGTGAGCATGCCCTGCAAGCTGCTCACTTCGCCAGAAGCTTCAATGCTCCCGAATCTGTGGTCGTCGCAGCTTTGCTGCACGACGTCGGCCATCTTCTCCACGATCTTCCCGAAGACGCACCAGATCATGGCGTGGACGACATGCATGAGACGCTGGCTTTTCAGTGGTTGGAGCCCCGTTTCATTGAAGCGGTCACTCAACCCGCCTGCCTGCATGTCCAGGCGAAAAGATACCTGGCTGCAGCAGAACCCGGTTACTTTGCACAGTTAAGTGCTCCGTCGGTACAAAGCCTTGCCTTGCAAGGTGGCCCGATGTCTGCCGACGAAGTGGCTGAGTTTGAAAGACATCCTTTTTTCAAAGAAGCCACACTTCTCCGCCGTTGCGACGAAGCAGCCAAGGTGCCCGAACTGCAAGTTGCTCCCTTAGCAGAATACCTCCCTGCCATCGAACGCTGTCTCAAGCCCCAGGCTTGCTGA